Part of the Panicum virgatum strain AP13 chromosome 4N, P.virgatum_v5, whole genome shotgun sequence genome is shown below.
TAAAATACAGTGCCTTTAGCTTTGCCTTGAACTCCTTCCATTTCTTTCCACAAGTACTCATAAACCAATCAAAAGCAGCATCGTCGATATCATAGATTGCCTAGTGCATTGGAAAAGGATCTAGTCAGTCAATGCTTAAATTAAAAACTCCAAACAGCCAATGCTTAAGATAAAGATGTGATGGTGgagtgttcgagaaaaaaaaggataagATCACAGGAGAATGAAACAGTCCATACCTTTATATCAGTCCATACTTCATACTTCTTCTCAGGTTTAACAAGCCTCCAATCAGAACACCCAACTGATATTTTCCTTCTCACTTGACAACCAAGGACACTAGAAAACTTCCTAGAATTCTTTCCTACAGGCTGGCCATATTGATTGAGTGTTATTTTGATCTTTGGCATGTTAGGTGTCCTTGCAAATATTTCATCCATTCTAGTTATACCCCTTCCTTTGCTCTTCTTTCGTGAACTCCTTTGCAAATCTGCATCAAAATAATTTAAGAGTGAGAAGTATGAAATATCACAAGACAAAATTTATGCTGCAATAATAAGCAACAAACATGCTTGAAGACCTTCATTGTCATGTAAGAAATCTCCAGTGAATTGGCTGTTACGATCTTGGCCATTCTGATCATTTGCAGAATTGTTAGCACAATTGCTTTGTGTCCATGCGCGCGAACTGTAAGCAATCTGTTCATGTAGATTCTCAGCATAGTTTCTTGGCGTCCTTACACGCAAATTGTGCCGTTCAGTTGCTGCACCACTTGGCTGATGGGTTCTCTACAAGAAAAGAGCATGATAGTGTAAAATAGTTACTATCAAGTGAGCAAGTACTATTGTAACAGAAAATTTCATACTAACCTTTGTTCTTTTCTTAGGCTGATTGCGCTGCACCAATGTGTTCATCTTAGGGACAGAAAGAGCATCCAGCttccttttgttttcttcaATGTTTGCAAGCCACCGCTGCTCATACTCGCTGAGGGTGGATTGCttattgttttctttttctcttgacATTTTTTCTCCTGAAAAGTAGACAAAGAAATCAGCAACCTTTTCAAGTATCCAGTAACAAAATACTAGCAGCCCCAATGTTTGCAAAAGGCTTActttctagattttttttagaCTTCTTTGGATCAACAATTATACCATCTATGTCATTTCTAACACTAGGGACAACCCCATTAACAATATCAACGGTCACATTGGCATTGAGATCAGGCAATGGCATAACTATTCCACTTCCATTATCTAGGTGCTCACTGTCCAAATTATACATGTCATAAATGTCTCTTGGTTTTGATTGAAGGACAGCAACCCACTCCAAATCAATTGGATCAGGAACATAGAATACTTGAACTGCCTGTGATGCTAGAATGAAAGGTTCATCTGATATCTTTTCACCAGTATTGAACAAATGCCTAAAATTGACTGTTGTGACTCCAAATTGATCAGTTTTTACCCATTTGTTCTGCACCCGGTTATCAACCCAAGCACACTTGAACAACACCACATTCCCTTGATGGTGATAGTTCAGTTCAATAATTTCCTTTATAATACCATAATAGGTCTTGTTTCCTATTATGATGTTATCATCATTGCCCCTTTCAAAACTCGTTGACTCTGCAACTAGAGCAACCCCACTATTTTGAACAGATCTACTCTCGTCATATTGTTCTGTGTGGAAATCAAATCCATTTATGTTGTAGCTACTATACTTCCGTGCAAGCATCATTGGCCCCTTAGCTAAAATTTTTATCTCATCGCCTGCTTCCACACAGTTTTCTTCCACCTGTGGTTATTAGATATACTCCAATTAACATAAATAAAAAGATCATCTTAACTAACATATGCTAAGTTTATTTATACTTACATGTAATCTAAACCACTCATGAAAAAGGACTCATGATGTACACGGATGACGTCTCGTTTGTTTCGATGGCCAATTGAGGTTAGATAGTCAGCATGCTTGCTGCAAAGGTATTATTATCACTTACCATGAAAGGAAAGTAATGATGTGATGACAAGTGAATTAGATAACTTACTCTAAGTAAGGTCCTATATTGCCATAGTTGAACAAAACATATCTATGTGCTTGCACACTTTCCGGCCAATCCTCAACCAATGTTATACAAGAAAGGAGTTGTATTACAATTTTCTCCCTGCAGCACTTCATCATTTCTAAATTGCTGGTTAAGTTGAATCTCACCATGTAAATAGTGAGAACAAAGAGTGAGGCTCTCATAAAACAAAGAACCCTCCACAATTGATCCCTCAGGATGACTTTTTGTATGAACAGAACCCTTCAGTCGCATCAGGTACCTCTCAACAGGCCACATGCTACGGAAATGAACTGGACCAGCAATCCTAGCTTGGGCAGGAAGATGAACCATCAAGTGGACCataatgtcaaaaaaaagatggAAGGAATATAGTCTCAAGAAGGCTCAAGGTTTCAGCTATATCAGCCTCTAGGTCTTCCATATCACTTATTCGTATGACAGGTGAGCAAATTTTCTTGAAAAAATTACTTACACGAATCACTCCAGCACTAACTATTTCAGGCAATATATTTCTCACTGCAAGTGGCAACAAGTGTTGAAGAATAATGTGGTTCTCGTGACTCTTAAGCCCAAATATCTTTCTCTCATTTACATGAACATTATGTCGTATATCTGATGCATAACCAGTAGGAAACTTTACTCCTTTCAGTACTTGACAAAATATTTTCTTCTCATCCGGACTCATTGTGTATGGCGCAGGTGGTAAATAAAATTGGTCTTCATCTTCCACAGGGTGAAGGTCAGTTCTAATACCTAGAGCCTGAAGGTCCAATCGAGAATTTAAATTATCCTTAGATTTCCCATCAGTTCCAAATAATGTATTGACAAAGTTATCATCCACATTTTTTCCTATGTGCATGACATCAAAATTATGGCGTAGCATCATTTTTTTCCAATATGGAAGTATGAACCAAATAGATCTCCTTTTGAAAATAACTAATGGCTCCCCTTCCTTGCGTCTCTTGTGTGCTGGTTTCTTTCCAGATGGATCCTTCCCAAAAACAGTACTAAGATCTTTGGTACACTCCAAAATTTCCTCTCCTGAAAGTGGAGTAGGTGCTGGCCTAAGTTCAGATGTACCAAATTTATTAACATCAAATCTAAATGGATGATTTTCATGCAAGAACCTACGGTGACCCATATAGCAAGTCTTGCTGCCATTGCCAAGTCTAAGTGAACATGTATAGGAGTGGCAATCAGGACATGCTGCCTCACCAGATGTGACACAACCAGATGCATACCCTAGACCTGGGAAATCAGTAATAGTCCACAATACTGCAGCTCTCAACGGAAAGTGCTCACCCGTCGAAGCATCATAAGTTCTGACTCCGTTGACAAACATATCTAACAAATCATGTACAAGTGGCTGATAATAGATGTCCATATCACTACCAGGAGAATGTTGACCAGGAATCAACAAAGTAAGGATGAAATTTGATTGCTTCATGCACATTGAAGGTGGAAAATTGTAGGGAATACAAATCCCAGGCCAAATGCTATAGCTAACATTTTGGGACCTATATGGATTAAACCCATCTGTGGCAAATGCTAGGCGGATATTGCGACTATCCATAGCAAACTCCGGATTTTGAAGGTCAAAGTCTTTCCATAGAGGAGAATCTGCAGGATGCCTAAGCAAGCCATCTCTTATTCGCTCTTCATCATGCCATCTAGTTAGCTTCGCTGTTTTGGAGGTCAAAAACAATCTTTGGAGCCTTTTTTTAATTGGAAAGTAGCGGAGAACCTTTCTAGGAACCTTATATACATGTTTGCCATCTAGACTCTTCTTTACTGATTTCCACCGTGAGACCTTACACTTTGGACATGAATTAGAATCTGCATGATCCTTCCAATAAAGAATACAATCATTTTCACAAGCATGAATACTAGTGTACCCAAGTCCTATGGATTTCACCAATTTCTTAGCTTCATAAAAGTTTCTAGGTAGTGCTGAACCCTCAGGAAATGCATCATTAAGCAGATCTAGTAGTAGATTAAAACTTCTACCAGACCATCCTCCAAGGAGTTTGATGTGAAGCAATCTGATCAAGAAACACAGACTTGAATACTTTTTGCAAGTAGGGTACAACTCTTGACCATGGGCTGCTACCAACTTTTCAAGGGCCACTAGTTCATCTGGCTGCTGAACAGAACTATTATCTTCAAAATCTCCTCTATCATCTAAACCACAAGCTAAGTCTCTAAGCAAATCAGATatgtcatcttcttcattggacTCCTCTATAGGGTCAACACAACCATCATTCTCATGATTCACAGCAGAGGAGCTTGCTTCCCCATGTAAGTTCCATGTTGTGTACCCTTTTAGAAACCCATCACATATCAGGTGCTCACGTACACTACTTGCATCTCTCCAAAATGAGTTAACACACTTTCTGCAAGGGCATAAGATCTTGTTTCCTATAGCTGAATTTCTAAATGCAAAAGCTAGGAAACTGTTCACCCCTCGCAAATATGCCTTTGTGTGCCtacatgcaatttttttttgttaaaccCCATATTAATTACTGAAACAATTTTAGTATTTGTGAACTATTGTGTTGTACCTAGACGCACAATTGATCCATGATTTATCCATGTTTCTTTGTGACCAAGGAGCTCTCAGATTATATCTTTGGATactaaaaaatacaaaaaaacagATAGTGTACACGCAACAAATCAGAATATTAGAATATGGCAATATGAGAGAAGGGGATAGCAACTACAGAACCATACCGTCACCAAGGCCTTCACCAAGTTCTCGGCTAGGGTACCAGCTGCTATGGATGCTTGCAAGATGAGCACCAGCCTGTTCCCTAAAGAGAGGCAATcagatttttaaaaaaaaacaatatatACACCTTGAATCAAAAAGAGTACTGGAAGTTAAAATATTTACCTTATATTGCAATACAAATAATTGGTGTAGTGCAGGTCTAAAGTTCAGCAGCTGAGGAAATAATGAAGTACCTGGTCAGAGAAAAAGTCAAGCAACCATTTCAATATGCATCGTGGAAGAATGGTAGGTTCACAGACACACTAGATTTATGGACACATAAAAGCAATACACCCCATGCCATATAGTTTTGTTTAGGTTGTAAAACTTCTTAAACTAAGAAAAAATAGAGATAGTTAAAGCACAGGCATCTCCAAATCTATTAACAAAGTTTGGTTCTAGTGATTTACTGAGCAAGCACTAAAAGAATGGCTGCTGACTTGAACACGCTCATTTTATATCCCTATTTGCATCTACATTCGTAATTTAGCACTCAGCGCAGCAAATTTGCAAAATATACCAAACAAATAATTGGGACACCACATCTGACATTGAATGTTTGAATCCAAAACTGAAAAGGTAAAGAACTCCAGGCAGTGGAGGTTAAATAATTGAATTGACGAATGTAACAATGAGTTAACTGGAGACAGATGGGGGAGACTGACCTGAGGGCTGAGGGGGAGCTCAACAGATTTGAGGGCGGACGGGGGAGGCAGGGCCCGGCGGCCGGGGGAGGCAGGGTCCGGTGGCGGTGTATGCAGGGACCGGAGGCTTGTAGAGCCAGGGTCCGGCGCAGGCAGGGTCAAGTGGAGGCGAGGTacaccggcggcggcgtaggcagggaccggcggcggcgtaggcAAGGACTAGCGGCGGCGTAGGCAGGAATCAGCGCCTGGAGGAGGTAGGAGCGGCCAGCCGGCGCAGGCAGAGTCAGGTTGCGGCGGAGGTAgggcccggcggccggcggagccagGGCCCGGCGACCAGCGGAAGCAGGGACGGACGGGCTCGGGGAGGCTGCGGATTTTGGATTCTGAGCAGGGGAAAGGTTTGGATGGGGCGGCTGCAGGTTTTGCCTGGGGAAGGCCGCGAGATTTTGGTgctccccgcgcgcgcggccgccgctttGCGAGAAGATGAGGGCACGCGGGCGATGGAGatttggagcggcggcggcggcaggtttGGGAAGGAAATAAATTGGATAGCTAGGGTTTCCTTTGTTCAACTGACTTATGGGCCAGGGTTAAAATATGAAGCGCGTAGAGATTCACTTGGTGCGCGCGCACCGTGCGGCGCGCGGGAGGGAAAGGGGTGCGCACATTTGCCGATTTACGTTTAGCCGCTATATTACCTTATGCCGACCAACAGTCTAACGGTATATAGAAACTAAATACCGACCAACGGTCGCTTGGTACATCCTATATTGCCGACACATCGTCCGTCGAGAACTTATAGCAACCAACGGTTTGTCGCTAATAATCAAGATTTAGCGACTAACGTCCGACGCTAATCCAGTGTTGTGGTATAGTGGAGGTGGCGGCGTTCCTGGCGCAGACGTCGCACGAGATGATGGGCGGGTGGGCGATGGCGCCCGACGGCCCCTACTCGTGGGGCTACTGCTTCAAGCAGGagaacagcggcggcgccgcctcgtCCTGCTGCCAGCCCAGCTTGCAgtggccctgcgccgccggcaagCAGTACTACGGGCCGGCGGGGCAGGCCATCGGCGCCGACCTGCTGGGCAGCCCGGAgcaggtggccgccgccgccgccgtgagaTTACATTTCGATCCATCCCTAGAAAAAATCGAAGCGTTCCTACGAAtcattttttgtagtagtgcagcAAACCACTTACTAGACAATTACTCATCGGTGTCGCCGACCTGCTGGACGTGTACGGTCGATGTTAAATGTATCTCGAGGTTGTGGAGGAAGAGGGCGACGGTTTTTAGTAGAGCGTTGAATTCACACGATGGGCCGGGGATGACTGCATTCCGTATGGTGTCGACCCGAGGTGGCACTATGGGCGCCGTGGAGATGGTAGCATCTCGATCACACGACGTCTAGCGGAAGTGGACCGAGCGGTGCTGCAGGGATGATGGCTCCACTTTCGCGGCAGGGTGGGCGCCTGCGTTGGCTGTGGTGGCGATGGCTCTACGGCCATGACGGAAGTCAGGGCGGGGTGGTCGCGGATTCGCAGGCTCCATGGTCACGACTGCAGGGTGGTGGAGTCGCCGCGGCGTTGGGAAGAATCCATGCTTTGAGGACGGAAGGGTGCGGGAGGGGTGGTGGAAAGGGGGATTCTaatttttcttgtttttgttttttttgccgTTTTGTGATGAAAAAAAGGCGAAGAGAAAAGAAGAATATGGGAGGAGAGAGCGACGTGGGCGTGGGACCCCATGTGAATCGGTCTGCACCTTGTGCGTATAGGGGCATCGGACGACTCACGTAGGTAGTTGGCAGATTGGACAGCTAAGATAAGGGGCGAAGCAGCTATGTGGAGTGTTCCTGGTGCCTGTGCACCAGGATAAATTTGTATTTTTCCACTAACTAATTTTATATTCATCTCAtaattcaagaaaaatatattagTCCTTTGGGCAGTGCATCACGGTCAATTTAGCAGTGGCTGAAGAATGACCACAGAAGAGAAGGCAACATCGATCGTACTAAAGTTTTTCTCTTCCATTTAGTCTTTTTAGCTatgtgtatatagaagagacATGGTACCATACTCATGAGCTATATATATActgtatatatataatgttgGTAGCTACTATCTAATACACTCTGACTCCGTACACGCGGCGTATGTACGTAAAACCTACGTATACTAGTAGATCTCTGTGTGTGTAAGTAGAATATGACTATCAGCGGCGGCTATATGTGATGATCGATGGTTGATTATTACAAGTTGAGGACGCTGCTGGCGAAGTATGGCGACCAGCTCTCCATCCAGGGGCTCCGCAGCTGCGTCAGGAAGGGGTCCTGCATCACccactcctgctgctgctgctgcttcgccacCTCCAGCTGCGGCAGGCTCAGCGTCGCCGGCCTCAGCACCGCCGTCGACTCGTCGGCCAtcataacctccttcttcatcATGATCTCATCCCCGTGTTGGGGTACACCGCCGCCCTGCGGGTGGTGGTCCGATGGCGACGAGGACATGGTGGAGTCGGCGGGCGAGCCGGCGGTGTCGGCCGACGGCGTGCACGCGGGGGAGGCGCGcgcgagctcctccatggccacCCGGTGCTCCAGCTCCTTGAGCGACACCGCCTTGCGGTAGATCTTGCACAGCACAATGTCCTCCTGCTGCTGATTTCCGGCGGCGTCGGGGAGGCGGTACTCGTTCATGACCCAGTCGGTCTTGGTGCCCCGCGGCGCGCGGCCCTCGTAGAAGACGAGCGTCTTCTTGTGGCCGATGAGGCGCTTGGGGTCGGCGGAGCAGCGCACGGCGCGGTCCGACCCCGTGGCCTTCCAGAAGCCGCGCTCCGTGGTGCGGCTGGGGCgggcctgctgctgcttgcgGTGGTCGCGCGGCACGAAGAAGTACCACTCGCGCTCGCCGATGCGCGCCAGGCCCGGCAGCTCCCAGGGCTCGTGCCGGTACAGCTGCACCCTCGGGATGATGTCGAACTTGAGCTTCTTCCCCTCCGCCGCCTGCTTCAGGTAGAACTCCAGCAGCTCCTCCTCCGTCGGGTGGAACCGGAAACCCGGAAGCtcaagctccgccgcgccgcgccgctgctccaTATCTCCACTCTCTGATGATGATGTAGACGATCGAGCTGATGAGGGCCGGCCTGAGAGATCGAGCGACGAGGGAAGTGCTGGTTTCCCTATGCATATATAGGCCGGCTGCTGGTGCTAGGGGTTCGGAGAAGAGAACGACAGAGAGAGTGAGCGAGCGAGGAAAGTGTGTGGGTGATGCGCTCTGGTCTCTTTCCGGGTCTTCTCCAGCGTCACAGCTGACTTTTACTAGCTAACCTAACCAAATGGTGCTGCCTGGTATGTGTGTGTGGAAATTAAGATCGACTTGGAATATTCGTGATTGCGGGCTGCTTAGGGCTCATTAGACCAGTCTATCATCGCACAGTTATCAAGAATGGTGATAACACTCCTCATATCCCATGGAACTaactctctcttttttactTATAAATGTTAGACTCTACCATATCAGCAAATTTGCTGACGTGCATGACATTTAATACTTATGACATTCCTATATATGATAGTCCTATTGATTGAGATTGGCCTTACTTGTTGacaacgtatctagtgcaaaccaaggactTCGTGCAAActcgtgcaaacctactaaaaaaagtttcaaaaaattctaaaaaaaatcatgaatgtgcttctcagcttacctcatctatatataaaatttcatggtaaAATTTACCCTGTTTGCTACTATCTAACATAATGGAAATGCTTTCACTTTTGCTGCaccatttattttttttaaagaatttatttgaccacctttcttttttttctaagtGGGTTTCGTTCGTACTCTCCTTGACATTAACATGATCAGGTCACATTTGAAATAtcattttttgcaaaaaaaaaaagaaaagaaatgccGGAATTCTACAGGAATCATATGCACGGAGTAACAAGCATATATACGTACTCCTTCACTTTGTAGAGCTAGGCAGCTATACGTGTAGAATTCGTCCCTTTGATATCGATGGCTTTACTTTGACAGAAAGCTAGCGTACGTTGAAGTGGTAAACCCCCATGAAACGGTTTTTATTAAGTCCAGGACGCCCTCATGGACAGGGAGAATGCAAGCAAACCGACACCATTGGTTTCCACAAGATTgcgagatggatggatggatgcatgCATGTTTTGACAGTTGAATTCGTTGCGTGCACAGGTTTGTTAGTCGTACGTGGCCATGACTTCCCCGAGCAGGACATGGTGAGGTCCTCCTTCCTGATAGAACAATGACCTCCCCACATATCTCCAATCCCTCTCTCTTTTGTTTGCATTGTCTCTCTGAAAACCGCGTTGAATCGTTCCAAGTCCTGAAATGATTCTCCTTTTTTGACGAACCGATGGAACTACTTTCTAAGAAGGAATCATTGCAGAGAATTcagcggcggctgctgcgcaAAAAGACTAATGGTTGGTTAAAGTGGCTGCATTTTTCAGGCACCTCACCATTCGCATGCAACTGTGGACCTGCTTGGACTATGCACGCCACTCACTAGCAATCTAGCATAGCATACAACCTTTTGCACTTGGATCAATTTGGGCCTTCATTCCTATATATGAACCAACCAGCCAACCTGTTTTGTGTTTGATGACAGAACTTGCATTCAGAAAATTACTTCAAATTTAATTTCATCCCAGGGGCCGGGAGAAAAAAATCTGGAGCGAGTTTGCAGTCATACCTAAACAACTTTCAAGTTCTTTTTCCTCCCTTTTCTTTAGTACCAGTAGGTCATGATGCAGTGACAGTAGTCATGCATAGAGCTCAAGTACTGATATATGCTGATTTAAAGCAAAACATGTACGTattgctttctttctttttggtgtGCTTTAAAAGGAATAATAATACCATGAGCAAAGAAAGAGCAGCATGTCTGTATACGATACTAGTGTTTCTGAGTGTGACAAATGTGGACTTGTCTGGTGCTAGGAGACTGGAGACAGAAGATCGATGAGCCAGCTAGCTGTACCATATAAATCAAGAGAGCAAGACTTGGGAATGGAGTTGGATTATTGGAGCCATCCATCACATCCACGTCAATTATATTGGACCGGTTCTTCGATGCACAAGTCGTTGCTAGCTGTTACGGGTCCATAGATTTTGCTTCTGTCCGGAGAGTCAAGTCCATGGTTGCATTGCACTCCCTCCAGTGACATTCAGCCTCGCCCATCACCACAAACCAACACAAGCGGAGATCGGAGGATCCTCAGCTTCTTTGAAGCGGTCCAAGTCTTTCTTCTGTTCTATCCTCCGTTGAGAATGAAGACGAAGCTTCAATTGGTGGGTCAGTCACCTCAGTGCTCTCCCACATCATCTTGAGTGAGTTGGACGACCTGGAAGAAGAGGTCGTTAGTGATCCATCTTTTTGTTGCAAAGAGAAAATTTATGTATATTAATTatgagagaagaaaagaaacctGTGTGACGTCTATGCTTGAGTGGAGCTGACCTGACCTGACCCGACCTATTTGAATCAAATGTGAACCAGACAGGGAACAAAGACTGAAGAAGCTTCCTACCTTCATTTTCTGTTTTAGACAGTGCTGTAGACTAGCAATACATGCT
Proteins encoded:
- the LOC120668888 gene encoding uncharacterized protein LOC120668888 isoform X2 gives rise to the protein MLVKMIVFFIGRIMQILIHVQSVRSVQNSGVALVAESTSFERGNDDNIIIGNKTYYGIIKEIIELNYHHQGNVVLFKCAWVDNRVQNKWVKTDQFGVTTVNFRHLFNTGEKISDEPFILASQAVQVFYVPDPIDLEWVAVLQSKPRDIYDMYNLDSEHLDNGSGIVMPLPDLNANVTVDIVNGVVPSVRNDIDGIIVDPKKSKKNLEREKMSREKENNKQSTLSEYEQRWLANIEENKRKLDALSVPKMNTLVQRNQPKKRTKRTHQPSGAATERHNLRVRTPRNYAENLHEQIAYSSRAWTQSNCANNSANDQNGQDRNSQFTGDFLHDNEDLQRSSRKKSKGRGITRMDEIFARTPNMPKIKITLNQYGQPVGKNSRKFSSVLGCQVRRKISVGCSDWRLVKPEKKYEVWTDIKAIYDIDDAAFDWFMSTCGKKWKEFKAKLKALYFSGKLTDDEIKEKMGKELMMLTGIFLLTIGSLLNLKGAQKERKQIVESYSYIIHRAARASPVLGMNWSRKLSFVY
- the LOC120668890 gene encoding NAC domain-containing protein 22-like — translated: MEQRRGAAELELPGFRFHPTEEELLEFYLKQAAEGKKLKFDIIPRVQLYRHEPWELPGLARIGEREWYFFVPRDHRKQQQARPSRTTERGFWKATGSDRAVRCSADPKRLIGHKKTLVFYEGRAPRGTKTDWVMNEYRLPDAAGNQQQEDIVLCKIYRKAVSLKELEHRVAMEELARASPACTPSADTAGSPADSTMSSSPSDHHPQGGGVPQHGDEIMMKKEVMMADESTAVLRPATLSLPQLEVAKQQQQQEWVMQDPFLTQLRSPWMESWSPYFASSVLNL
- the LOC120668888 gene encoding uncharacterized protein LOC120668888 isoform X3: MMLARKYSSYNINGFDFHTEQYDESRSVQNSGVALVAESTSFERGNDDNIIIGNKTYYGIIKEIIELNYHHQGNVVLFKCAWVDNRVQNKWVKTDQFGVTTVNFRHLFNTGEKISDEPFILASQAVQVFYVPDPIDLEWVAVLQSKPRDIYDMYNLDSEHLDNGSGIVMPLPDLNANVTVDIVNGVVPSVRNDIDGIIVDPKKSKKNLEREKMSREKENNKQSTLSEYEQRWLANIEENKRKLDALSVPKMNTLVQRNQPKKRTKRTHQPSGAATERHNLRVRTPRNYAENLHEQIAYSSRAWTQSNCANNSANDQNGQDRNSQFTGDFLHDNEDLQRSSRKKSKGRGITRMDEIFARTPNMPKIKITLNQYGQPVGKNSRKFSSVLGCQVRRKISVGCSDWRLVKPEKKYEVWTDIKAIYDIDDAAFDWFMSTCGKKWKEFKAKLKALYFSGKLTDDEIKEKMGKELMMLTGIFLLTIGSLLNLKGAQKERKQIVESYSYIIHRAARASPVLGMNWVMS
- the LOC120668888 gene encoding uncharacterized protein LOC120668888 isoform X1 is translated as MMLARKYSSYNINGFDFHTEQYDESRSVQNSGVALVAESTSFERGNDDNIIIGNKTYYGIIKEIIELNYHHQGNVVLFKCAWVDNRVQNKWVKTDQFGVTTVNFRHLFNTGEKISDEPFILASQAVQVFYVPDPIDLEWVAVLQSKPRDIYDMYNLDSEHLDNGSGIVMPLPDLNANVTVDIVNGVVPSVRNDIDGIIVDPKKSKKNLEREKMSREKENNKQSTLSEYEQRWLANIEENKRKLDALSVPKMNTLVQRNQPKKRTKRTHQPSGAATERHNLRVRTPRNYAENLHEQIAYSSRAWTQSNCANNSANDQNGQDRNSQFTGDFLHDNEDLQRSSRKKSKGRGITRMDEIFARTPNMPKIKITLNQYGQPVGKNSRKFSSVLGCQVRRKISVGCSDWRLVKPEKKYEVWTDIKAIYDIDDAAFDWFMSTCGKKWKEFKAKLKALYFSGKLTDDEIKEKMGKELMMLTGIFLLTIGSLLNLKGAQKERKQIVESYSYIIHRAARASPVLGMNWSRKLSFVY